In the genome of Luteitalea pratensis, the window GCCATCCGCCGGCGCAACCAGTCACTGCACAGGTTGAGTGCGAGGGTGGCACCAAACAGCAGCATACCGACGGCGAAGATGGTCCTGTACTCGCGCGTGCCCGTCGGCACGTCGCCGAGACTGACCTGGACGATGTAGGCGGTCATTGTTTCGATCGGCACGAGCGGGTTGGCGGTGAAGCGCGGTTGCTGACCGGCGGCGATGGCCACGATCATCGTCTCGCCGATGGCGCGCGAGATCGCGAGGATGACCGCCGCCGAGACACCGGACATGGCTGCGGGCAGCACCACACCGGTGGCCGCCTGCAGTCGTGTCGCGCCGAGCGCGAAGGCGCCCTCGCGCAGACCCTGCGGCACGGCCGAGAACGCGTCGTCACAGAGCGACGAGACCAGCGGCAGAATCATCAGGCCCATCACCAGGCCGGGCCCGAGCGCATTGAAGCCGGCCAGGCCGGGGATCCACGTGCGGAGCCAGGGCGTGACGAAGAGCAGCGCGAAGTAGCCGTAGACCACCGTGGGCACACCGGCGAGGACCTCGAGCGCCGGTTTCGCCATGCGACGAACTCGCGGTGGTGCGTACTCACTCAGGTACAGCGCGCTCACGAGTCCGGCGGGGACGGCGACGAGCATCGCGATCGCCATCACCAGCACGGTGCCGGCGACGATTGGCAGGACGCCGAACGACTGGGTCCGGAACAGCGGCGTCCACGTGCGCCCGGTCAGGAACGCGACCGGCGAGACGTCCCGGAAGAACGCCGCCGCGTCCCAGGCGAGGACGCCGACGATACCGACCGTGACCAGCACGGAGAGGGCCGCGCATGCCCACAGGGCACGCTCGATCATCGCCTCGACGAACCGCCGACCGACGATGGCCAACGTTACTCCACGCCCAGCCTGGCGGCGAGGGTCCGTGTCTGCACGCCCGCGTCGCCCGCAAACAGCGAGCCGGTGCGACGCGCCTCGAGCCGTGCCCGGACCGCGGCCTGCACGCGCGCTTCGAGCGGCACGTAGCCGACGTCGTTGGCCACCTCGGTGACGTGCGTCGTGTAGTAGTCGACGAAGCGACGGACGTCGTCGCGATCCAGCGAGTGCGCGTTGACGTAGACGAATACGGGACGGGCCAATGGACGGTAGGCTCCCGAGCGGATCGTGTCGCGGGTCGGCAGGACCGCATCCGAGTTCGCGTCGGCGCGAATGGCGACGGCGCGGACGTACTCGTCGTGCGTCTCGTAGTACGCAAAGCCGAAGTATCCCAGCGCGTTCGGATCACCCGCCACGCCCTGGACGAGGGTGTTGTCGTCTTCGCTCGACGTGTAGTCGCCGCGACTGTCGCGCGGGGCCCCGGTGATCGCCCCGGTGAAGTAGTCGAAGGTTCCCGACTCGACGCCCGCGCCGAACAGGTGGACCTCGCGATCCGGGTAGGTCGGGCGCAATTGCGACCAGCGGAGGAGCGTCCCCTCGGCCTCGTGCCGCCAGAGCCGCCGCAGGTCATCGACCGTCAGGCTCTCCACCCAGGTGTTGGACGGGTGCACCGCCACCGTGATGCCGTCGAAAGCGACAGGCAACTCGACAAAGGCGATACCCGCCGCGGCACACGACGCAGCCTCGGCCGCGACGATCGGTCGCGACGCGGCTGCCATGTCGAGGACGCCGCGGCAGAGCCGGCGCAAACCACCGCTCGTGCCCGCCACGCCGATCGTGACGTGCGAGGTCGGAGAGACACGCTGGAAGTCCTCGGCGATCGCCTCGGTGAGCGGGTAGACGGTACTGGACCCATCGACGGTGATCACGGCCCGCGCCGAGCGAGGCGTGTGCCGGCACGCCGCCAGCGGCATGGCCGACATCACGGCCACGGTGCAGGCGATCGAGAGGAGGCGCACGCGCATCCGGGGCAGACTACCCGTTGCGCGTTTCACGCCTGTTTCGAATGACGACGTCGTAAGTACACCAGGCCGGGCTCGGAGAGCCGTCCCTACCAACGACAATCGCCGGGCGCCTCGTCATCCCGGGGCTGAATGTTTCGACGGTAGGGCCGGTTCTCCGAACGCGGCCGAAGGCGTGGGATCGTGGAACTGGCGAGTGCTAGAGTGTGGCCGAATGCCTCCCACGCGTCCCGTTCAGGATCTTGCGACCCTTGTCACGGGTCGCCACGACGCGTTGCGCGAACAGGCGGACGACGCCCACGACGCCAAGGTCGATGCGGTGCACCAGGCGCGAGTGGCCTCGCGGCGCTTGCGGGAGGTGGTTCCCGTGCTCGGCCGTGGCCTCGATGACATCCGTCTCAAGCCGTTGCGCCGCAACCTGCGGGATCTCACCCGAGCCCTTGGGCCGGTCCGCGAACTCGACGTCGCGCTCGGGATGGTCGAGGAGTTGCCGATCGAGGGACCGGATGCCGATCGCCTGGCGGACGCCTGGCGCGAGCACCTCGAGCATCGACGCCGCGCGCCGGTGCGTGCCCTGCGCAAGGCGCTCGGGCCCGGTCCGCGGCGGGAGCTCGATCGTGCCCTCGAGGCGTTCGCCGCTGCTCGCACCGTGTCCCGCGATGAATCCTGGCGGGAGGGTCTGACCCGGCGTCTGATCGCACGCGCGCAGGACCTGCGCGACCACATCGAGCGCACCGGTACGACCTATCACCCCGAGCCGTTGCACGAGGTCCGTATCGCCATCAAGAAGCTGCGTTACGTGCTGGAGATCACGGGCGAGGCCGGGCTCGCGCGCGTGCTGCGGCCCCTGCGGACGTTGAAGGCCGCCCAGGAGTCACTCGGCCACCTGCACGATCTCGACGTCCTCATGACGTCGCTGCAATCGGTGCCCGACACTGCGCCCGGCAAGGACCTTCAGCACGCGGCAGCGGCAGCCGTGGCGACGATCGAAGCCGCGTCCCGGCTGCTGCATCGACGCTACCTTCGCTCCCGTGCCGGGCTCATTGGCGTCACCGATACCACTCTCCAGACTGTCGTCCCCGGGGTACGAACGGTGAACGTGGTGCGTCATCGAAAGGCAACCCGTGGCCACTGAACTGCAGCTGCTGCTGGTACGCCATGCGATTGCCGAGGAACGCGGCGCCGCATGGCCAGACGATGAACAACGGCCGTTGAGCCATGACGGGGCCCGCAAGTGGAAGCGGGCGGCCCGCGGCCTGGCCCGGGTGGTTCCGGTCGTGGACCATCTGCTGACCAGCCCGCTGACGCGGACGTTCCAGACGGCCGAGATCCTGGCCAAGGCGCTGTCGCCGTCGCCGAAGGTGCAACTGCTCGACGCGCTACGCCCCGCCACGCGTCCTGGCGCCCTGGTGACGGCGCTGCGGGCACGATCGCCGAAGGGCACCGTCGCCCTGGTGGGGCATGAACCCATGCTGTCGGAACTGGCGGCGCTGCTGCTGCACCTGCAGGGGCCGTTGGAGTTCCGTAAGGGGGCGGCGATGCTGCTCATCACCAGCGGCTTCGGTACACGCGGGCCGGCCCGCCTCGAATGGTTCCTGACGCCCCGTGTCCTCCGCGAGGTGGCCGGGAAGGACTGACCGGGCATCAGTCATTCGTCATTCGTCATTCGTCATTGGTCATGGGTAATATGGGTAATGACCAATGAGTAATGACCAATGACCAATGATCACGGCAACGGCACCGCCCAGATGTTGCCCGAGAAGGTCGCGAATTCGTAGACGAGGCGATCGCCGGTGGGCGACCATTCCGGGTTGCGCACGTAGTGATGCTCGTCGCCGTAGTCGGTCAACTGGCGCAGGTCGGTGCCGTCCCGGCGCACCGACCACACGTTCCATCGGCCGTCCGTCGCGCCGGCAAACGCGAGGCGGGTGCCATCGGGCGACCAGCTTCGGACCCACGCCTGATCCACCTCGCGCGATACCTGCGTGATGACGCCGCTTGCCAGATCCGCCACGTACACCTGTGCATGGCCATCACGCCACACGTCAACGGCCACCGCCTGACCGTCGGGCGACCAGGCTGGAAACGCCACTCCATCGCCGAGGCGCGCGACGCGGGTATCGGTACCGTCGGCGAGCGCACGGACCCAGACCTCGAGCTGTCCCTCCGAGGAGCGCGTGTAGGCGAGGCGGGTGCCGTCGGGTGAGACCCGGGGCCGCAACAGCGTGTGCGCGCCGTCGGCCAGGCGCGCGACGATCTCCGTGCCGCCGTCCTGCACGCGCATCGCCTGCAGGACCACGTCGGTATCCTCGCCCGTCTCGAAGTACACCCGGGTGCCGTCACGGCTCCATGCCGGATCGCGCGCGTCGGTGAGACCCACGGCCAGCGCCCGGACCGAGCCTTGCGCCAGGTCGAGCAGCCACAGGCCAGGCGGCCCCCCGGCCACCTGTCGCTCGAACGCGACATGACGGGCGTCCGGACTGAACGAGGGGCGTCGCGCTCGCCGCACGGCGTCCTCCGCGATACGCACGGACGGACCCGCGGGGATCCCGTCCCTGCGAAGCGGCAGGCTGCGCAGGCCGGCGACCGTCGCCATCCCGACGTAGGCCAACTGGTTGCCATGCGGGTGCATCGCGACGTGTCGGATGTCGAGTTCGCCCGGCGGCAAGGCCAGTTCCGGCGCGGCAGCGGCCGTGCCGTCCTCGCGGAGCGGCAGCTTCCACAAGTCGAAGTGATCGCCCATGCGGACGTAGTACACGGCGCGACCGTCCGGCGTCAGCGTGGCGTCGACGGCCCGGGCGCGAGCCTCGAGGACGCGGGTCAACGCACCAGACGCGAGATCGACGGTCCACAAGTCGGTCGTGTCGAGCCGTTGACTTGCAAAAAACAACCGCTGCCCATCGGGGAACCATGTGGGGCGCACGTGACTGCCTTCCGGTCGCCAGCCTCTCGTCGCCATGCGCGGTTCGGAACCGTCAACGGTGACGACCCACAGGCTCGACGGGCCGAACGTCTCGAACGCCGCGGCGCCCGGCTCGGTGTATGGCGCGCCCTGGAAGGCCACGCGGGTGCCATCCGGCGACCACGACGGTCGTGACCCAAAACGGCTGATCTGGAACGGCGTCCCACCCGAGCGTGCGATGACCCAGATGCCGCCGCGGCCCGACGAGTGGTAGGCGAGCCGTGAGCCGTCGGGCGACCAGGCCGGTTGCACGTTGTGCTGGCGATCGGCAGTCAGCGCGATGCGATCGCCGCCGGCCGTCATGTCACGGATGAAGATCTCGAAGCGGCCGCCGCGGTCGCTCGCGTACGCCAGCGTGCGGCCATCGGGCGACCAGGCCGGGAACGCGTCCAGTACAGCCGACGACGTGATCTGCGTGCGGGTGCCGACGCGCAGCCCCGCCGACTCACGCGAGGACGTCGTTTGCGATCGCCAGGCGAGCAGAATCGCCATCAGTGCCACCAGCGCCAGGCCTGCGGCCCAGAGCGGGTGCCCGGCCTGCCGCGCCGAAACCTGAAGGGCGTAAGCAGGGTTGCGCGTGTCGTCCGGTTGCGCGGCCGCCGCAGACGTGGCTGCCCGCACCTGCGGAGCGCCGGTTGAGCCGGGGCCGGGGCCGCCCTGCCCAGCAATGGCCCCGGTGGCTGCGGCCGGCACGAGTGTTGCCGGCGAGGCAGACGAGGTAGCGGCGAACCTGAGCGTCACGGGCACGATGAAGCGGTAGCCCCGGGTGGGCACCGTCTCTATGTACCGCGAGGCCCTGGCCGAGTCGCCGAGCACACGACGGACCTGGGCGATTACGCGGGCGACCGCATTGTCGGTCACGTACACGCCGGCCCAGACGCGGTCGAGGACCTCCTGCCGGGTGACGAGTTCACCGCTCCGGGACGCGAGCAGGACGAGCAGATCGTAGGCTTTCGGCTCGAGCGGCGTCGCCGTGCCGGCGCGCAGCACGCGCCCCGCACGCAAGTCGATCACCACGTCATCGAACTGATAAGAAAGGACTTCCCGGCTCATCATCGAAACATCATGTCAATCCGATCAGATCCGTCATGCCGGAATGCTGGCCGGCAGGCATAGTGGCGTCGTCTCATGCCCATGCCAAACGCTTCACCCACCGCTCCGCATGCAGTCCGCCCGGGCCTCTTCTCAGCGCCGCGGCAGGACGTGCTTGCCTCACTCGTTGTCTTCCTCATTGCCATTCCCCTGTCGCTCGGCATCGCGCTGGCGTCAGGCGCCCCCATCATGGCCGGACTCATCGCCGGCATTGTCGGTGGCCTGGTCACGGGCCTGGTCGCCGGAGCGCCCCTTCAGGTTACAGGGCCCGCGGCCGGCTTGACCGCGATCGTCTTCGGCATGGTCGAGCAATTCGCCGACTGGCGGCTGGTTGCCTCCGCGGTCGTGCTCGGCGGGGTCATCCAGATCGCGCTGGGCGCCTCGCGCATCGCCCGCCTCTGCCTGGCCGTCTCGCCCGCGGTCGTGCACGGCATGCTTGCGGGCATCGGCATCACCATCGCCCTCGCGCAGCTGCACATCATCCTCGGCGGCGCGCCTGAGAGCCAGGCCCTCAAGAATCTCCTCGCGCTGCCGGCGCAGGTGATGGACCTGCATGCACCCGCGGCCTTCCTGGGACTCGCGACGATTGCGCTCCTGCTGGCCTGGCAATGGGTGCCGCGGCCGCTGTCGGCAGTCCCCGCGTCCCTCGTGGCGGTAATGACGGCGACGGGCGCCTCGGTGTTGCTCGGCCTCGACGTCGAACGGATCGACCTCAAGGGCGGCTTCGGCAGCGGGCTGCAGTTCGCGGCATGGCCGGGCGCCGAGCACTGGATGGCGGTGGTGATGGGCGGCATCACGATTGCGGCAGTCGCCAGCGTCGAGTCTTTGCTCTGTGCCGTCGCCACCGACAAGCTGCACACCGGCCCTCGCGCGAATCTCGATCGCGAGCTCGTCGGTCAGGGCCTGTCGAACACGCTGTCCGGCGTCCTCGGCGGTCTGCCGGTCACGGGCGTGATCGTGCGGTCGTCGGCCAACATCCAGGCCGGCGCCCAGACGCAGCTCTCGGCGATCCTCCATAGCGTCTGGATCCTGCTCTTCGTCGTGTTCCTCGGCGTCGGGATCGAGATGATCCCGCTGTGCGTGCTGGCGGGCCTGCTCGTCCATGTCGGCATCCGCCTGGTCGATGCCCACCACATCCGGCGGCTGGTCACCTTCGGCGAGGCGATCGTCTACCTGGTCACCGTGACCGGGGTGGTCGTGCTCGGATTGCTGCCTGGCATCGGCCTCGGCGTGTCGCTTGCGCTCGTGCTCCTGCTGCGGCGGTTGTCGCACACCAACGTGCAGGTCGAGGGCGCCGACGGCAGGTACCACGTCCGAATCGGCGGGTCGATGACGTTTGTCGGCATCCCCAAGCTGACGGCGGCGCTCGAGCGCATCCCGCCACGGACCCACGTCGACATCGACCTGATGGTGGACTTCATGGATCATGCCGCGTTCGAGACGCTGCACGACTGGCGACTCAGCCATGAGCGGCTGGGCGGCCGTGTCGACATCGATGAATTGCACGAGGCCTGGTACGCCAACGCCGCGAAAGGGACGCCGCAGTTTGCCAAGTCGCGGCTCGACGGCCTGCTCGGCGCCCTTCGACGGCGCACCCGCAAGGAGACGTCGATGTCCACGACGGCGTCGTCCAGCGAGCCGCTCCTGCAAGGCGCGGCGGCGTTCAACGCCACGACGTCGCGCGAGGTGAAGCCGTTGCTGAACCACCTCGCAGACGTCGGCCAGACGCCACAGGCGCTGTTCATCACCTGCGCGGACTCACGCATCGTGCCGGCCGACCTAGTCAACGCCGATCCGGGCGACATCTTCGTGCTTCGCAACATCGGCAACATCGTGCCGACATGGACGGGCGTTGCCGGCAGTGACGACTCGGTCGGCTCGGGAATCGAGTTCGCCGTCGACGTGCTCAAGGTGCACACCATCGTCGTCTGCGGCCATTCGGAATGCGGGGCGATGAAGGCCCTGCTCGGTGGGCACGAGGCGTTGGGAGGGTCGCTGAGCCGCTGGCTTGCACACGGCACGTCGGCCCTGGATCGGCATGCGCAGGCCCCGGTCGCGGCGCAGCCACCGCCCACCACGCCGCACAACGCGCTGGCCCGTACCAACGTCGTCGAGCAGGTCGAGCGCCTGCAGACGTATCCATCCGTGCAGCGCGCGATCGCGGCAGGCGAACTGCGCCTCTATGGCTGGTTCTTCGACCTGAAGCGCGCCAAGGTCACGGTGTGGAATCAGGCGACCGGCACCTTCGTCGACGCCGGCGAGGACGTGAAGACGCTCGAGCCACCGATGCGCGTGCCGGCCTGAGGGAGTCACGCTGGGCCGCGCTCGGAGAGCGGGCCCTACCTCCGTGTGTTTTCGGTTCCGGCAAGTGGAACCAACGGCCTCGTGTTCCGGGAGAGCACGGGGCCGTTTCTTGTCCGGTGCTACACGATCGTGCCGGGGGCGATAGTGGCGCCCTTGGGCACGATGATGAGGCCTTCGCGAATGAAGTAGCCGTTGCCCTCGGCTTCCTGCACTCCCGCGGCATTCACCAGTCGGGCGCCGTCGCCCACGCGCGCGTTCTTGTCCACGATCACCCGATCGAGCACGACGTCCTTGCCGATGCCGAGGGGCACGCCTGCGTCGTCGATGTCGCGGCTGTAGAAATCCGCGCCGAGCAGCACGGAGTTGGTAATCGTCGCGCCGGGGCGGACCTGCGTGCGGATGCCGACGACCGCCCGATCGATGGAGCATTGCTCGAGCACGCAGCCCTCGGCGACGACGGCGCGGTTGATGCGGGCGTCCTGCATGGTCGAGCCCGCGAGGAAGCGCGGGTGCGTGTAGATCGGGCTGGCGGCGTCATGGAACGTGAAGGCCGGCTTCGGGTCGGTCAGCTTCAGGTTGGCTTCGAAGAAGGAGCCCATGGTGCCGACGTCCTCCCAGTAGCCACGATAGAGGAAGGCGCGGACACGGTGGGTCTGGATGACGGCGGGGATGATCTCCTTGCCGAAGTCGACCGCGTCTCCATATTGCTCGAGGGCATCCAGCAGCACGTGCTTGGAGAACACGTAGATGCCCATTGACGCGATGAACGGTCGTTGGGGCGAGATCCAGGAGGCGACGCGGCTGTCTTTCGGGACGCTCTGGCCGATCTGGCCGAGGCGCTCGAGGTTGGGCTTCTCCTCGAAGCCGGAGATGCGCCCGGCACCGTCGAACAGGAAGATGCCCATCTGCGTCGAGGTCTCCGGGTCGCACGGTTGCGCGGCGATCGTCACCTCGGCATCCTGCTCGATGTGATCGGTGATCAGCTCGGCGAGATTCATCCGGTACAGGTGATCGCCCGCAAGGATGAGGATGTGGTCGGCCTGCATCGAGTGGAAGTGGCGCCAGGCCTGGCG includes:
- the pstC gene encoding phosphate ABC transporter permease subunit PstC, which translates into the protein MIERALWACAALSVLVTVGIVGVLAWDAAAFFRDVSPVAFLTGRTWTPLFRTQSFGVLPIVAGTVLVMAIAMLVAVPAGLVSALYLSEYAPPRVRRMAKPALEVLAGVPTVVYGYFALLFVTPWLRTWIPGLAGFNALGPGLVMGLMILPLVSSLCDDAFSAVPQGLREGAFALGATRLQAATGVVLPAAMSGVSAAVILAISRAIGETMIVAIAAGQQPRFTANPLVPIETMTAYIVQVSLGDVPTGTREYRTIFAVGMLLFGATLALNLCSDWLRRRMAGAPR
- a CDS encoding PstS family phosphate ABC transporter substrate-binding protein, translated to MRVRLLSIACTVAVMSAMPLAACRHTPRSARAVITVDGSSTVYPLTEAIAEDFQRVSPTSHVTIGVAGTSGGLRRLCRGVLDMAAASRPIVAAEAASCAAAGIAFVELPVAFDGITVAVHPSNTWVESLTVDDLRRLWRHEAEGTLLRWSQLRPTYPDREVHLFGAGVESGTFDYFTGAITGAPRDSRGDYTSSEDDNTLVQGVAGDPNALGYFGFAYYETHDEYVRAVAIRADANSDAVLPTRDTIRSGAYRPLARPVFVYVNAHSLDRDDVRRFVDYYTTHVTEVANDVGYVPLEARVQAAVRARLEARRTGSLFAGDAGVQTRTLAARLGVE
- a CDS encoding CHAD domain-containing protein; translation: MPPTRPVQDLATLVTGRHDALREQADDAHDAKVDAVHQARVASRRLREVVPVLGRGLDDIRLKPLRRNLRDLTRALGPVRELDVALGMVEELPIEGPDADRLADAWREHLEHRRRAPVRALRKALGPGPRRELDRALEAFAAARTVSRDESWREGLTRRLIARAQDLRDHIERTGTTYHPEPLHEVRIAIKKLRYVLEITGEAGLARVLRPLRTLKAAQESLGHLHDLDVLMTSLQSVPDTAPGKDLQHAAAAAVATIEAASRLLHRRYLRSRAGLIGVTDTTLQTVVPGVRTVNVVRHRKATRGH
- a CDS encoding SixA phosphatase family protein, giving the protein MATELQLLLVRHAIAEERGAAWPDDEQRPLSHDGARKWKRAARGLARVVPVVDHLLTSPLTRTFQTAEILAKALSPSPKVQLLDALRPATRPGALVTALRARSPKGTVALVGHEPMLSELAALLLHLQGPLEFRKGAAMLLITSGFGTRGPARLEWFLTPRVLREVAGKD
- a CDS encoding winged helix-turn-helix domain-containing protein, encoding MMSREVLSYQFDDVVIDLRAGRVLRAGTATPLEPKAYDLLVLLASRSGELVTRQEVLDRVWAGVYVTDNAVARVIAQVRRVLGDSARASRYIETVPTRGYRFIVPVTLRFAATSSASPATLVPAAATGAIAGQGGPGPGSTGAPQVRAATSAAAAQPDDTRNPAYALQVSARQAGHPLWAAGLALVALMAILLAWRSQTTSSRESAGLRVGTRTQITSSAVLDAFPAWSPDGRTLAYASDRGGRFEIFIRDMTAGGDRIALTADRQHNVQPAWSPDGSRLAYHSSGRGGIWVIARSGGTPFQISRFGSRPSWSPDGTRVAFQGAPYTEPGAAAFETFGPSSLWVVTVDGSEPRMATRGWRPEGSHVRPTWFPDGQRLFFASQRLDTTDLWTVDLASGALTRVLEARARAVDATLTPDGRAVYYVRMGDHFDLWKLPLREDGTAAAAPELALPPGELDIRHVAMHPHGNQLAYVGMATVAGLRSLPLRRDGIPAGPSVRIAEDAVRRARRPSFSPDARHVAFERQVAGGPPGLWLLDLAQGSVRALAVGLTDARDPAWSRDGTRVYFETGEDTDVVLQAMRVQDGGTEIVARLADGAHTLLRPRVSPDGTRLAYTRSSEGQLEVWVRALADGTDTRVARLGDGVAFPAWSPDGQAVAVDVWRDGHAQVYVADLASGVITQVSREVDQAWVRSWSPDGTRLAFAGATDGRWNVWSVRRDGTDLRQLTDYGDEHHYVRNPEWSPTGDRLVYEFATFSGNIWAVPLP
- a CDS encoding SulP family inorganic anion transporter, with amino-acid sequence MLASLVVFLIAIPLSLGIALASGAPIMAGLIAGIVGGLVTGLVAGAPLQVTGPAAGLTAIVFGMVEQFADWRLVASAVVLGGVIQIALGASRIARLCLAVSPAVVHGMLAGIGITIALAQLHIILGGAPESQALKNLLALPAQVMDLHAPAAFLGLATIALLLAWQWVPRPLSAVPASLVAVMTATGASVLLGLDVERIDLKGGFGSGLQFAAWPGAEHWMAVVMGGITIAAVASVESLLCAVATDKLHTGPRANLDRELVGQGLSNTLSGVLGGLPVTGVIVRSSANIQAGAQTQLSAILHSVWILLFVVFLGVGIEMIPLCVLAGLLVHVGIRLVDAHHIRRLVTFGEAIVYLVTVTGVVVLGLLPGIGLGVSLALVLLLRRLSHTNVQVEGADGRYHVRIGGSMTFVGIPKLTAALERIPPRTHVDIDLMVDFMDHAAFETLHDWRLSHERLGGRVDIDELHEAWYANAAKGTPQFAKSRLDGLLGALRRRTRKETSMSTTASSSEPLLQGAAAFNATTSREVKPLLNHLADVGQTPQALFITCADSRIVPADLVNADPGDIFVLRNIGNIVPTWTGVAGSDDSVGSGIEFAVDVLKVHTIVVCGHSECGAMKALLGGHEALGGSLSRWLAHGTSALDRHAQAPVAAQPPPTTPHNALARTNVVEQVERLQTYPSVQRAIAAGELRLYGWFFDLKRAKVTVWNQATGTFVDAGEDVKTLEPPMRVPA
- a CDS encoding glucose-1-phosphate adenylyltransferase, which gives rise to MHSVLTLILGGGRGNRLFPLTWTRSKPAVPIGGKYRLIDVPVSNCLHANLRQIFVLTQFNSASLNRHVAQSYRLDHFSPGFVDILAAEQTPDSTSWFQGTADAVRQAWRHFHSMQADHILILAGDHLYRMNLAELITDHIEQDAEVTIAAQPCDPETSTQMGIFLFDGAGRISGFEEKPNLERLGQIGQSVPKDSRVASWISPQRPFIASMGIYVFSKHVLLDALEQYGDAVDFGKEIIPAVIQTHRVRAFLYRGYWEDVGTMGSFFEANLKLTDPKPAFTFHDAASPIYTHPRFLAGSTMQDARINRAVVAEGCVLEQCSIDRAVVGIRTQVRPGATITNSVLLGADFYSRDIDDAGVPLGIGKDVVLDRVIVDKNARVGDGARLVNAAGVQEAEGNGYFIREGLIIVPKGATIAPGTIV